From Quercus lobata isolate SW786 chromosome 1, ValleyOak3.0 Primary Assembly, whole genome shotgun sequence, one genomic window encodes:
- the LOC115984940 gene encoding WRKY transcription factor WRKY24-like has translation MASSSGSLDTSANSHPASFTFSTHPFMTTSFSDLLASPNDIDDHNTTLENRNRSLSDRIAERTGSGVPKFKSIPPPLPISPPTVSPSSYFAIPAGLSPAELLDSPVLLNASNILPSPTTGTFPAQAFNWRSNFSNQQQNVKQENKNYSDFSFQTQQRPPLSSTTNYQPSNTAIQTVQPQAWSFQEPTKQDDFSTGKSMVKAEFGSMQGYSSDITTITSNTQSNNNNNSNNGGLQSEYGNYHQQPQQPQTLSRRSDDGYNWRKYGQKQVKGSENPRSYYKCTYPNCPTKKKVERSLDGQITEIVYKGSHNHPKPQSTRRSSSSSSTSHAIQVSNSSSHELHDQSYATLGNGHMDSVATPENSSISMGDEDFDQSSQKSKSAGDDYDEDEPDAKRWKKDGENEGISAAGSRTVREPRVVVQTTSDIDILDDGYRWRKYGQKVVKGNPNPRSYYKCTNPGCPVRKHVERASHDLRAVITTYEGKHNHDVPAARGSGSHSVNRPLPSNNNNNISAATAIRPSAITHQINNSVNNHHLHNLRLPTSEGQAPFTLEMLQSPGSLGYSGFGNAINSYMNQQQVTDNVYSRAKEEPRDEMFFETLLA, from the exons ATGGCTTCCTCTTCTGGGAGCTTGGATACCTCAGCTAACTCACACCCGGCTAGCTTCACTTTCTCTACTCACCCTTTCATGACAACCTCTTTCTCTGACCTCCTTGCCTCACCCAACGATATTGATGACCATAACACCACATTAGAGAATAGAAATCGTAGCTTGTCAGATCGAATAGCTGAGAGAACTGGGTCGGGAGTGCCTAAATTCAAGTCAATCCCACCTCCTTTGCCCATTTCTCCACCTACTGTGTCTCCAAGTTCTTACTTTGCTATCCCAGCTGGGTTGAGCCCAGCTGAGCTCTTGGACTCCCCTGTTCTTCTCAACGCTTCTAac ATTCTGCCATCTCCAACAACAGGAACATTCCCTGCTCAGGCCTTCAATTGGAGGAGTAATTTTAGCAACCAGCAGCAGAATGttaaacaagaaaacaaaaactactcAGATTTCTCTTTCCAAACCCAACAAAGGCCTCCTTtatcatcaacaacaaattATCAGCCTTCAAATACTGCGATTCAAACA GTGCAGCCACAAGCCTGGAGTTTCCAAGAACCCACCAAGCAGGATGATTTTTCCACAGGAAAGAGTATGGTAAAGGCTGAATTCGGTTCAATGCAGGGCTATTCCTCTGATATCACCACCATAACAAGTAACACTcaaagcaacaacaacaacaacagcaacaacggTGGGCTCCAATCAGAATATGGTAATTATCACCAACAGCCTCAACAGCCTCAAACACTGAGTAGGAGGTCTGATGATGGGTACAATTGGAGGAAATATggtcaaaaacaagttaaaggAAGTGAAAATCCTAGAAGTTATTACAAGTGCACATACCCCAATTGCCCAACAAAGAAGAAAGTTGAGAGGTCCTTAGATGGGCAAATTACTGAGATAGTTTACAAGGGTAGTCATAACCATCCCAAGCCTCAGTCTACTAGGAGATCATCCTCATCATCCTCAACTTCTCATGCCATTCAAGTTTCTAATTCTTCCTCCCATGAACTTCATGATCAGTCATATGCCACCCTTGGTAATGGACATATGGATTCGGTTGCAACCCCGGAAAACTCTTCCATATCGATGGGGGATGAGGATTTTGATCAGAGTTCTCAAAAGAGTAAGTCCGCAGGAGATGACTATGATGAGGATGAGCCCGATGCCAAAAGATG GAAAAAAGACGGTGAAAATGAAGGTATTTCAGCAGCCGGGAGCAGAACAGTGAGGGAACCTAGAGTTGTAGTTCAGACAACTAGTGATATAGATATTTTAGATGATGGATATCGTTGGAGGAAATATGGGCAGAAAGTGGTCAAGGGCAATCCAAACCCAAG GAGCTACTACAAGTGCACAAATCCAGGGTGTCCAGTGAGAAAGCATGTTGAGCGAGCATCTCATGATCTAAGGGCAGTGATCACAACCTATGAGGGGAAGCACAACCATGATGTTCCCGCAGCCCGTGGCAGTGGCAGCCATTCTGTCAATAGGCCTTTGCCAAGcaacaataataacaacatTAGTGCTGCCACAGCAATTAGGCCTTCAGCCATAACCCATCAAATTAACAATTCTGTGAACAACCACCATCTTCACAATCTAAGACTACCAACATCTGAAGGGCAAGCACCCTTCACCTTGGAGATGTTGCAGAGCCCCGGGAGCCTCGGCTACTCAGGTTTCGGGAATGCCATTAATTCTTACATGAACCAACAACAAGTCACAGACAATGTGTATTCTAGAgccaaagaagaaccaagggaTGAAATGTTTTTCGAAACTTTGCTTGCATAG